The genomic interval ATTTCCTGCGCATCTTCACAGTAAAATGATCTCTGAGTGAAGGAATGACCATTTTAAGGACTCGATACAGACTGCCCAACTGCTTTAATTAAtactataataattattatattagtGTTGTACTAATGTAAGATGCCATCAGAATGAGAGTCCCTTTCATGGAGTCCTCAACATCACTGTGTGttatcatttaaataattttcacttaTTGAACTGTTTATTATGTGATTTTTACTGATATGAAACACATTTCCAGATCATGTAAGGGAAGCACTTCtgcttttttctgtttatatattttttgcaatGTATTGAGGGCAAAATTTTTCTTCATCAATCTGTATGGCAAAAATATCAACCATATCAACCATTGTCTTTTATATATGTGTTGCAActctttttcctgttattttcaagtttgcatttttatttttatgctgcCATTTTTTACTACAGTATTCATTTTTATGTAgctaaattatattttctctgtaattttGTCTTTATGAGATTCCAATGTATACTGGCAGAGCAACAGTTCTATTCTGGACCAATTTAACACAGTATCACAATTATAAACTGACAACCAGTTTAAAACCACAATTTTAAGCTGATAACCAGTTTAGAAATCTCAAAAGTTGAACAGTTCCATTTATAACAAACAAATGTGTTAGGTTTGGAACTACTGTACAAACAGATATTTACCAGTCTTTTTTGATTTAACACTTGTTCTAAAAGAGTAGGTCTTGCAGGTCGATCTCCAAAAGATCCCGTTTTTTGTTTTACAATGGAGAGTATGTTGTCTGCACTTTCCTgggataaaagaaaaatgcaaataggaTCAAGTGTTGGTATAATAATCCATGATTACAGGCATTTCAATGAtgctttgcttctcttccttcttgccCAGATCCTGGGAGCCTTTGGGAAAGTCCCTCTTTAAGTCACTAGGCAAAGTGTTGACAGTTGATTTTATATAACACACCTCACTCCCTCACCCTCCAGGATTTCTAACCTGGGACCTTCAGTCTCCAGAAGTTCTCAAGAATCAACAGAGGGGTAGGGGTATAGGAAGTGGACCTATTTTAATAGCTGTGAGCGATTTTCAATATTACAAAACAATGCCAAGTGGAAAGGGAACACTGTCTTCAGATAAAGCTATCCAGGTCAAACCGTCTACCTGCCTTTGGATGGAATATGTGAACTCAAAGGCCATTTATATAGTGCTAATGAAACATTCTTCACTGCTTTTTTTGCCCAACAAAACAATAGACAAATTAACACCAACCAAAAAATGGGGTGGGCAGTAAAATattacttaaagaaaaacaactgataCACAAAGATTTCAAAATTTGGAAGTCACCAGGAGAAAAATGACAAACTGGCTTTGAAAAGACTGGCAAGCACTGGAGTAAGTAAGCTCCTGCCACTGGTATAGACAAAACAGGTAAAGTCCTGAAATCACACCATATCCTGAAGCATCCTTACTCAAAATCAGCAGCACTTACTACCAACTATGTTCCCCCAGTTACCTGGTAGGGTCTTAAATACTTACAATCTTCCTGGCCAACAAAAATGTTAAGTTTACTGAAACATTCTGACTCTTATAAAACGCTGACCACATCCAAAAATTCTGACAAATATAAAGTCACATAAGCCATGATTTGTATAGATTTACTCTTATTCTACTCTTCATCTAAAGATTATTTAGATGTTGAgctgtttttttctcttgagctttttttttttaacgtttccaattttattttatttatttttggccatgccatgtgggatcttagttccccagtcagggatcaaatccatgctccctgcactgggagtgcagagtcttaaccactgcaccaccaaggaagtcctttgaCTTTCTTTCTACTGGGCTCTAAGTTACCTATTAGAATATTCGCCTTATCTCTTTCACTATGAGAAGTTTATCAatctaatgttaaaaaaatattcaatccCTAAACATTTAAAgcgtcacacacaaaaaaaaaaaaacctgtaaaaagAAGACTCTAAtactcagagaaaacaaaaataacttctttctctctccccacaagATTAACTACTTATGGGACTGATTCATTCTTATGTGCACTAGAAACGGGATGCTGAAATTGACAGTGGAGGTCCCTTATTCTTACCACCTCACACACATCACTATGCATTAATACATTCAGAACGTTAGTAACACAAAATCACAGAAGCATGTAGTGAAAATAACCTTGTTATCCAACCCAAACTTCTGCAAGTGTTGGAATTATAGAAACCTTCAACACTTTTTGTTCTAAGGAGTTACCAACTTTTGAGGCTACccaccctgtatattcattggaaggactgatgctgaagctgaaactccaatactttggccaactgatgcaaagaactgactcactggaaaagacccggatgctgggaaacactgaaggtgggagaagggaacgacagaggatgagatggttggatggcatcaccgactcaacggacatgagtttgagtaaactctggaagtcggtgatggacagggaggcctggtgtgctgcagtccatggggtcgcaatgggtcagacacgactgagtgactgaactgacctgatttGGTTCTGGGTAACTAACATTTAGGTGGCATTTTCTTAGATTGAGCTGAAACACATAACCCTTGTGACTCACCTGAGTCCTGGTTACTTCAGAACTATGCAAAATAACTCTGCTGCTTCTTCCAAATGATAGCCTTCTTAGACATTTTATGACAATGATCAATCCCACAGGTCACTGCTTTCATCCCTGGTTCCTTTCTGTGTCACTAACACAGCACCATTTTTAGATACATGGACTAAGCATTATATACATCTGTTCCTCATTTAAACTTGATTTGTGTCAGGaatactgatttcttttttttctttttaggaatactgatttttaaataccTTAATTTCTAATCTTGCTGCTCATACTATGGCAGCACAGCCCATCACCACCTACCAGTCCTTCTATAACTACTTCCTAAAAAGTCTCTAAATCGAGAGGCCCTTGATTTTAACCCACACCATTATAATAGGAGCCCTTGTTACTGCCTAACTAGGAACTTGCTTTTGAAGCCTCCAAATTCAAGTCCCACTGCCTGGCATTCAGTATCATATAAAAACTGGCTTCAAACTCTTTCCAAATTTATCTTTTGTGAATTTTCCACACAGATACTCCACTTTAGCTAGAAAGGTCCCCTTGCTGTCTTCCCAAAAGTAGCTCCTGTATTCCCACTTCCCCTTCCTTTACTAAGAcgtgcttctctttctttttaccaCTAAAATTCTAGGGAAACAGGATAGCATGGGGATAAGACTGAAGGTTCTAGAACCAGACTGCTTGGGTTTGAGTACTTGCTGGCTGCATAATCTGGGccgagttacttaacctctctttgCCTCAGATTCCACTTATGGAAATAAAGTATCTCTCTCACTGCTGAAGGGGGTGAGCCTCCATTTATAGCTgagcactgtgcctggcatataaGAAACTTAGCTGATGAAACACAAACTATTAGCTGTTCTTTCTAGCTTATACTGAGTTGTATTTTCTCTGCAAAGCCTTTCTAGAATGTCTCAGCCTACAGTGATCTATCCTCTCCACTACTAAAGCAGCCCTTTAGTATCCTGACTGTTCCCGTTAGTTCTTTCTTTACACTCAGTTCAACAAAGACTTAGAGCTCGTGATTCCTCAAACTGATAGTGTCCTTTAAGTAAATGGCTATTATTTGTTGCGTATAGCAATTCTCTTTCCTAAGAAATCATGCAAGTTAtttcagaataggaaaaaatatgtttctttttgtagggggtggagggagagattCTAATTCAGTTATCTACTTGCCTTTTATGTATTTTCCTCAAACTGTAGGTGTAAATgtgtgacaaaagaaaaagaaagtggttACAGTTAAAACATTTCCTTCCTGAAAAGAAGTATATCATCTTCTCACTCTGTAAAGAATTCTGAAGTGAATGAGTACCTTTGGAACAAACAGGGTCAAACGACTACCCTTACTTTCATTCTTGAATAAAGGAGATGCTTACTTACTGAGAACTGGAGTACTAAGAATAAAGTTAACTGAGAGACACCGAGAACAGAACTAAGCACTAATAAGAAGAACAGAGTACTGAGGTAAGATTAAGAATATAACACAAAGAACACTAACAAAAGTACTCTTTTTTCCACTTTAGTTAGTGGAAAGGTGCTGAGAACAGGGTACTAAGATTAGGTATACTTAAGAAAAGAATACTGAGAACAGGGTagtgaaaaaaggaagagatCACCTTCTTTAAAGAACAGATTTCAGCTGGGTTCCTAAGTCTCTCTGCCTGCTCCTCCAGTGATGGATCAGCTCAATTTACTACCCGCCCTTCCAACCCCTATCCCAGATCTTTGAAATTAGCTTTGCTACCATGTCACGCCATTTTCATTGAGATTTACTCATCTCTACATGGGTGCACCAAAACCGTTCAGCCTTTGCCTACGTTTGCATAAACTTTCTGAGGGCAAGCACTCGCTAACTTTCAGCCACAAGTCCAGCCACGGAAACCTGGCCCCTTTGGGAGCCGGTGGGCAGGCGCTGGAGCTGCGGTCTGCGGCAGGAGTTGGGTCTCTTTTtccacctcccactcccccagacCCCAGGCCATACCTCCAGTTTGACGTTTCCTGAGCTGCCAGCCGCGGCGGCCCCACCGCAGTTCAGGGCCTGGtcgcttttcttcttcttgtacTTGTCCTTGTACATCTTGTTGCGGTGCTTCTTGCACATCCACGGCTTGCGCTGCTTGGCCACCTGACTAGTGGTCTCGCTGCAGCCCTCGTACGTGCAGGTCTTGCtcaggccgccgccgccgccgccgccaccgctgCCCCGTCTCCGGGCTCCCCCGCCGCCGCCCTCGCCCCCCGAGTGGGTCTCCTCGTCCTCCAGATCCTCCAAACTGGCTGTGCTCTCGCCTCCTCCCGGGGGGTCTGAGGTGTCCAGCAGGTCGGCCTCGTCCTCCCCCGCCTCCTCCTCGCCATCCCCAGCCACTTCGCACAGGTACCGAACAGGCTTGCCGGGTCCGCCGCTGCCCCCCAGGGCCGGAGCCTGCCGCAGGACGCCCTCGGCCGCGGCTTCGTCCTGCCCTCCACAGGGGTGCATCACCAGCAGCGCGAACTGCGAGGCCGCGGAACCCGGGACCGGGGCTGAAGCCAGGGCCTGGCCCGGAGCAGGGGCGGGGGCTCCGGGGCGGAGCGCGCCGCTGGCGGCGCCCGGCCCCGCGCCTTCGGTGACACCCTGCACCTCCGTGCTGCTGAGACTTAGGTGTTGGGGATCCACGACCCCGGCCTTTCAGCACCTGCCGGGCCCAACTGCACCTAGCAAACAAGCTTCTCCGGACCGCCAGAAATACCCGAGAGGGCTCCGCGACGGCGCCCCACTGCGCCTGCGCGTCTGCCGCCGGCGAGTGAGCGTCTCTACGCTCGTGGCCTTCAGAGAACCCGGCGTCTCTAAGGGGTGGGGCTGAGCTGTCGCCCGAGGAGCTGACTGCGCATGTGCGGTTGGCAGTGGCGGGAGATTGCCGCGTCGCGGGCGGGGTCTCGCGTCTGGTGCAGCGTGCACTTGAGGTTTTGAGGAGCTGGGCCCGGCGTCGCTTTTTGACTGGAACCGACTCTGCCTAAAATGTTTCAAAGCACTTTTGTGCTGGAACTCCACAGTGTAAATTCACATTGTTCATGAGCCTTCTTGTGCGGCATCAGGACCCGCATTATATTTCACCCCACCCTGACAGGAATGGGAGCTGAGAGGCTGAGCTGTGGCCGTGTCGCGACCAGGCCCCACTAGATAGCAGTCAGTGAAGGCAGAGGCGGCCGATGTGAACATTGTACCACCGAGGAGGAGTGAACCAGACCCAGGACGGGATGTATTTCTTTGGAGAACTAAAGGGTTTACTCTTGAAACCTTTTTCTTTATTGGAAATTGGTTTATCGTACGTGGCCTTTGggtttcccaggcggctcagcggtaaagaatccgcccgccaatgcaggagacaaaggagccttgggtcgggaagatcctctgaaggagaaaatggcaacccactccagtattattgcctggaagatccagtggacagaggagcctgatgggctacagtccaggggggtcgcaaagagtcgttgGTGGCTGAGGACGCACAGCACTTGGCCTGTGCTTTGACCTCTAAGGTAAGTCTTCAGTATAGATTTCACGAACTATAGTGACGTGAATGTGTGAATAGGGTTATCGAATGGCAAACGTTCAAAAGACAATGATCTATCATTCCTACCAGTTGTTATGCAATTGCTGGTCACTGAATCTGGACTCAGTCAAATCGGATCGGGTCGTGTCCTGAGCAAAACTGTCAGGTAGATGATgtgctctctccttttttttcttcctccttctctagTCAGAGTTCCCATTCCACCCATTGGAAAGGAAAGCGATGGTTACCCAACAAATGATAAATCTGTCCACAGGAAAGTGTTTGGATGTTGCTATGTGGGTGGGTCTTaactacattaaaaattttttttaaacaaaaaaaaattattaaccatcatctgagccttcagcaagttagTCTTTTCATGTGACTAGAGCCAGTTGATGGAAGCCTGATGGTGGAGGGTCTGCCCCAGTGTTGATGGCTACTGGTTGATTTGTGTAGTAGTTGCTAAAACCAGCTACGTTTTAAGGAGAGGAAGAAGGTTTGGAATAGACCAACCTGGGTGGCACTGTCCTGTGTGACCAGGGCTAGTTAGTTatctctttgagcttcagttttcttgctgCTGGTAAAATGGGCAGTTAGTTGTGTGTTAGAGCCAGTGGATGGAAGCTCACTGTTATACTTTATACTATTAATAGTTACATTAAAttacataaatacatttaatatattaaattaaattacataaatttgcaagtaatttatgttaaaaacaaagatcacaaaACTCAAAACTCATCTCTTCGTAATTGTTTTACTCTTAGCTACGCTGATAAGATGAATTATGTTGGTTGTATCTGTGTATGTGGAAGTACTGTTTATTGGTGTGATACTGCCTATCTCTTCTCAGCTCTGCATTCAGAGATGTGTTGGTAGCTTGAAACCAGCCATTGTGGAAGTATTAACACCATGGAAATCGTCAAATGCTACAAAAAAGGGCTTGAATTTATTGTTGGTTGTCTCTAGACTTAAGAAAGTGATAGCAAAAATGTTAATGAAGATTAAAGTTAAAATGTTTCATGTCTGTGGCTGTCATATAGTCAATACCACCCACCCATAATTGAGGaaatattctttcattctttgacaACTGTCATGATTGATTTCAGCAAAGAAGCTGCTTACCTCAGTGAAGAACAAGTGAAGTTCTGGCATACATCTTCATTGTTTCACTTTTGTcctgaaagtaaataaaaatatcagccAACATTCTTATCAGAACTACACTCTTGGTCAATAATGTGCACAGCTTCTTTGCTGTATTAGCCAGATATcaagcatttatttattgtttgaattTGTGACACTGTTGTtggtgaaataattttaaaaactgatagtGTATTTTGCAAGAAATGGCAAGTCACACCAAAGTATAAGTGTTTGGagtttacaattaaaagtcatgTATTGTATTGTTGATTGTAAATTGTGTGCTAAGCATTCTTTATATCAGTTAACTGGTTTAAGAAAAATACTAGCACATCACTGAGGGAAGTACTATTTAAATCCTGGTACAAATTCCTTTTATatagtattcaataaatgatagcagcttggttttttttttaagttttattgagacataatttacACACCATTAAAGAACTATTGTAAGTGAACAACTTAATGGCTTTTAGTGAACTTATAGAGTTGTTAAACCATCACCACACtctagttttagaacattttcatcacctatATAAGATCCTCCTGTCCATGTTCAGTCAACCCTGCTCCTTCTCCCAGCCCCAGGAAGCCATTTATCTACTTCACATTGCTATAGATTTGCCTTTTGTgggcattttatataaatgtaatcatataatACATGGTCTTTTgtacctggcttctttcacttagcataaatgtttttaaaattcatctacTTTGTTAATTGTATcagtaatttgtttctttttattgcagaATATTATTTCATTGCTTTGTTTGTCTGTTCACCATTGGAGGACATTTGGATTCTTTCCAGCAATGTTCCATAATAGCAACAAGTTTTTTATCTAAGATTTAGCTTATAATGGGCTCTCAAACTATTTCCTGAATGAATATATTAACAAGTGAATGAGTCAAGGTGAAAGAAGGAACCTGGATGGACACAAGACTTTTGGGCTCTAGGCCTGGCTCTGTCCCCAAGTGTTAGGGCAATTGACCAGATGGGGACCTGGGCGCTCTAGGCTCTGGGTCTCTGGGTTttcatttctcagctataaaatgatCAAGTTGGTCTAAATGATCTGTAAGCTCTGTCCTGAGTTTAGATtgtagtatactgtaatggtcagTGTTTAGGCCCACTCCTTGGGATCCTGATTCTATTGGTCTGGTTTGGGACTGGGCATGTATACTTTTAGAAAGCTCTCTAAGTAATTCTAATAAGTAGTCAAGagtgagaaccactgatttatcAGCTAAAGCTAAAATGTAATCTAGTAGATTTAAGTATGCAAACAGATATCCTTGCTGTGAGATTCATTAACATAGTATATTTGTCACCAACCAATAAGATTTTGCATATATAGTACTTTTAAAATGGTAGAAACTCAGATTACagtcaaagtaaaattttaacaatatttctaTCCATTTATCGTCTTTGAAAAACTTACTACTAAAGACAAGGCATTGTATAAATTCTGAGGGGCTTTTTCATTTCCTCTATTGATTGCTTTACTGTTTCTCTATAACAATGtacattttttcttctgtgtttttgaaAACAATGCTTATCTGTAATCAGGAGAGTTCCTTTAAATGGGAAACTGAGATGAAGAAGTGAAGGTTTTCTTTCACGGTGTTTGGTACATATGGATTTTTTGGCTGCCTGTTAAAGGGGATTCACGCTCTGAGAGGGAATATGCTGcctgtcaggaagatctgctgagaCACAGAAGAAGGTAGTGAACATGAGGGTTCCCAGAGGGAAGCTGAGCCTATGAAGCTGGATTGGAGACATAGCTTGAACAAGTTAAACTGGAACAGGGACCTCTGCCTGAAAATAATTGATTGCATATAGAGGTAGACATGAACCAAAGGAAAGTTTGAAGTATTCAGAAGGTTCCCAGGAGACCTGAGTGTGAGAGGATGATATCGTATAGACTAAAGTGATTGAAGAGCAATTACAGAAATATGCCAGGGAGCTGGGAACAAACAGCTCCAATGAAGGCTGGAGAGAGTGCAACATGTCATCATTGTTAGCAAATATTGAAATGAAGTTTCCCACTTTATGTAAGTGATTTGAGGACCATGGCAATGACCAGAAGCATGCCCTGCAGTCTTTGGTGTTTGTCCTCTTGAAGTGTGTTTTGGCACCCCTCAGTCTCACTGCTGTGACAGGTGAGCCCATGAGCCACCTATTTCGCATGGGAATGACTCATCACGTGGTGAGTCTGGGTCATCCCAGGAGTCTTGACAGACTACGAGAGGCTCTTTGATGTCCAGCAACTCCTTACCTGTGCCCTCAGCCCATCTTACTGGCTGACTTTGTCTTTTAAAGTGCTCAGAATGCAATACACAGAGAACattagtccatttcttctagaacAGAATCACCAGTGCTTCATGGACACTTTGCAGATCAGTGTGCTTAAATCATTTCTAAAGCTGTAGTGTACAACTTCTGAATATAGTTTTTCTTAAATTGTGGAACACTAGTTCTATTCCTAGCCAAAAAGGTTTCACCTGCTTCTCTACATGAAGTTATTTTAGGTTTACTAGTCTGAGACTGATTGACATTTACAGTCAGTGAAAATCTACTTATTCTATAGGTATTCCCTTCTGTGTGGCTAACTTCAGCTTCTGTCTCAGGAGGGCCACCTAGACCTGTTGTAATGTAGCCCCAGGGAACaggacttctttaaaaaaagaaacaaacaaacaaaaaaaaaaaaaacctgttgaaTCAATTCAGGAGTCAtgcaaataaagttaaaaaatacaaggagaattGTTGATAGAAGTGCTTTTTCAAATAAGGTAAAAAGCTAGATTTCACACCATCTGTATTATGAATACTCACCATTGCTTTTAATGAACCGCTGTGTCACATTTTAAGATTAGAAGACAAAAATTATACTAAATTCAAGGCTGTATCCTCTGGGAGAgcaataaaaatacttttgagTTGAGAATACAACTTTAAGTGGTAGTGAAATTcagcagaaaaattaagtcaaagtGCCAAGCTTATTAACCAAGTATTAATAACAGAAGTATTTAATTATttccaaaaggaaacaaaaaaagggaAAGTAAATGTCAAGTAACTTCTAGCTAGGCAGTAACTCCAAGGTGATGTTTAACACTATATACATTCATACTAAATGCATTCGTAACACTCAGTACATCTGTATTTTCTCAATATGGTAAGAGACTatcttggatttttcttttctttaacaaagtaactaaatattaaaaactaactgaatatacaaactactatacataaaatagataagcaacaaggatttactgtatagcacatggaactataatatcttgtaataatcttgaaaggaaaataatctgaaaaatatatatatatataaaactggatCATTTTGCTGTGTACCCGAAAGTAACACaatactgtgatttaaaaaattgaacaatGTTTAAAATCTTTTCCCCTTCCACCTGTAGAAATATATATAGGACAAATAAAGAGTATACTAATGGTATGTCAGTATGGCAAAGGACCAAGCTGGAAAGGCAGCAAGCCTTCTAGAACAGTGATGAGCTGGGCATGGGTTGCAACAGTATTTCTGTTGTCGCCCTGTTGCCCACTGCCTTCTGAGAGTCAAATGTTAGATACTGGGAGAGGAATCCAACCGAGGCCCTTGGGCTATGGAGCTTTAAATTGCAAGCATAGGGTAGCATTAGCCCCTCCACTGGCATGgtaaggaactaagatccaaaaGCAGAACCTTGACTGCAGCCCTAATCTGCCAGCTCAGCTAGGGAAGCACTAGCTATTTCCCAGGTGAGATCAGGTGCCAGGTTCCAATCCGTGATACTGACCAGGGTTTATTCCTTATATAGTTGGCTGGCATATATTCTATGAAGCTCTGCCTGCAAAGGATCCACCTTGGACAAGTTATCCCTTACCTCTAAGATATCATTTGCTTGTTTAATTGAGCTTAATGTGAGTTTCTAATATAGGAAGAAATAAGTCAGTATTTCCCTTCTCTTGAATTTACACTATGCTGCTGatttggagcctggtgggcaacagtccatggggtcgcaaagagtaggacacaatttagcaaccaAACAATAACAAAGCTGAGTTGGTGTCTTGAATAAAATTTGTTCTGAtggttaaataaaatagtaacttatattttgttttggaTATAAAATGCATTTGTATATCTGGTATTCTGAAAATACCTAGCACTtcaaaggaaactgtaaaatCATAATTGGCTGAACATATGATAAAGGCCTATGATTTGTCAAGGATGGGGACTATGAGTTTTAAGATTTATTCAATCGATCcatcattcttttgttttgttttttaaactgtattgaGATAGTTCCAAATCATAAAGTTCATCtacttaaagtatacaattcagagTTTTTTAATGTATCTATGGAGTT from Cervus canadensis isolate Bull #8, Minnesota chromosome 9, ASM1932006v1, whole genome shotgun sequence carries:
- the LOC122447069 gene encoding regulatory factor X-associated protein isoform X2, whose amino-acid sequence is MHPCGGQDEAAAEGVLRQAPALGGSGGPGKPVRYLCEVAGDGEEEAGEDEADLLDTSDPPGGGESTASLEDLEDEETHSGGEGGGGGARRRGSGGGGGGGGLSKTCTYEGCSETTSQVAKQRKPWMCKKHRNKMYKDKYKKKKSDQALNCGGAAAAGSSGNVKLESLLRSPEVVQFLQKQQQLLNQQVLEQRQQQFPGTSV
- the LOC122447069 gene encoding regulatory factor X-associated protein isoform X1, which encodes MHPCGGQDEAAAEGVLRQAPALGGSGGPGKPVRYLCEVAGDGEEEAGEDEADLLDTSDPPGGGESTASLEDLEDEETHSGGEGGGGGARRRGSGGGGGGGGLSKTCTYEGCSETTSQVAKQRKPWMCKKHRNKMYKDKYKKKKSDQALNCGGAAAAGSSGNVKLEESADNILSIVKQKTGSFGDRPARPTLLEQVLNQKRLSLLRSPEVVQFLQKQQQLLNQQVLEQRQQQFPGTSV